Proteins from a genomic interval of Oceanispirochaeta crateris:
- a CDS encoding transposase yields MKKRFTEEQIVKILGEQRLGKKVSDVAREYGISENTFYIWKRKYADMSSKEIARLKQLEQENENLKKLVANLSLDNMAQKEIIKKFCDPE; encoded by the coding sequence ATGAAAAAGAGATTTACAGAAGAACAGATCGTAAAGATTCTGGGAGAACAGAGACTAGGAAAAAAGGTTAGTGACGTTGCCCGAGAATACGGGATCAGCGAGAATACTTTTTACATTTGGAAGAGAAAATATGCAGATATGTCTTCAAAAGAGATTGCTAGATTAAAACAACTAGAACAAGAAAATGAAAACCTAAAAAAACTAGTTGCCAATTTATCACTTGATAATATGGCTCAAAAGGAAATCATAAAAAAGTTCTGCGACCCGGAGTAA
- a CDS encoding EAL domain-containing protein — protein MGERSKDLIKIINDDGFPLNIICFEITETVLSENLDFTNRIIETMHHNKFTVAIDDFGTGYSSLGYLKKLNADKLKVDRLFIKDYPESDDGSILQAIVKLAHELNIKVIVEGIETEIQKAYIKELGCEEYQGYFCSKPECIQDILALIKEYNSTPSSG, from the coding sequence ATAGGGGAGAGGTCAAAGGATCTGATAAAAATCATTAATGATGATGGTTTTCCGCTGAATATCATCTGTTTTGAAATAACAGAAACCGTACTGTCAGAAAATTTAGATTTCACAAATCGTATAATAGAAACAATGCATCACAATAAATTCACTGTGGCAATTGATGATTTCGGTACTGGATATTCATCATTGGGTTATTTAAAGAAATTGAATGCTGATAAACTAAAAGTTGATCGTCTGTTCATAAAAGATTACCCTGAATCAGACGATGGCTCCATATTGCAAGCGATAGTAAAACTGGCTCATGAACTAAATATCAAGGTCATTGTAGAAGGCATTGAGACAGAAATCCAGAAGGCTTATATTAAAGAATTAGGCTGCGAGGAATACCAGGGGTATTTTTGTTCCAAGCCAGAGTGTATCCAGGACATTCTGGCGCTGATTAAAGAATATAATTCTACTCCATCCAGTGGCTGA
- a CDS encoding GGDEF domain-containing phosphodiesterase, which yields MDRIDRAVASLQFSDERCYIDYISGVALGPDHGDEINDLLEKANIALEAITRIKRNKYLLFDQNINEEVSQYFRIKKEIDFAFEREEFTVVYQPQNDAISNKIIGLEALVRWNNQNLGSVPPSVFVPILEENPIQIKKLGKYILSRVVRECRELLEITNDDFRISVNLSSQEFTDFTIIKVTSPQ from the coding sequence ATGGATAGAATTGACAGGGCAGTAGCTTCTCTACAGTTTAGTGATGAAAGGTGTTATATCGACTATATATCCGGGGTTGCCTTGGGTCCTGATCACGGGGATGAAATAAATGATCTCTTGGAAAAGGCAAATATAGCTCTTGAAGCCATCACAAGGATTAAAAGAAACAAATACTTATTATTTGACCAGAATATAAATGAAGAAGTCAGCCAATATTTTAGAATCAAAAAGGAAATAGACTTTGCTTTCGAGAGGGAAGAGTTTACGGTTGTTTATCAGCCTCAGAATGATGCAATCAGCAATAAAATTATTGGTCTGGAGGCCCTTGTCAGGTGGAATAATCAGAATCTTGGATCCGTTCCTCCCTCTGTATTTGTGCCTATTCTGGAAGAAAACCCCATCCAAATAAAAAAACTTGGTAAATATATTCTGAGCAGGGTAGTCCGGGAATGCCGAGAATTACTTGAGATAACCAATGATGATTTCCGGATTTCTGTTAATTTGTCTTCCCAGGAATTTACAGATTTCACAATTATTAAGGTGACCTCTCCCCAATAA
- a CDS encoding anaerobic nitric oxide reductase flavorubredoxin, which produces MRTSIKNNVSWVGKVDWELRSFHGSEYSTHKGSTYNSYLIEEEKTVLMDTVWAPFAEEFVENLSKKIDLNTIDYVVINHGEVDHSGALPALMKHIPEVPIYCTSNAVKSLKGQYHQDWDFHVVKTGDKIDIGNGKELIFVEMMMLHWPDSMATYLTQDNILFSNDAFGQHYATEKLFNDLVDECDLFNEALKYYANILTPFSGILKKKLAEVIALNLQIDIIATSHGVIWRDNPMQIVEKYAQWSDDYQENQITLIYDTMWNGTKKIAEKIAEGIGLADSEVVVKVCNLSKSDENDLITEIFKSKTVLLGSPTIAKSILHSMAGFIHLVKELNFKNKKAASFGCYGWSGESTKVMDDLMKNAGFEIISDGLRNQWNPDEKDQVSAVEFGKMISKA; this is translated from the coding sequence ATGAGAACAAGTATTAAAAACAATGTATCCTGGGTCGGGAAAGTGGACTGGGAACTTCGAAGTTTTCATGGCAGCGAATATTCAACTCACAAAGGATCTACCTACAATTCGTATTTAATAGAGGAGGAGAAAACTGTATTGATGGATACTGTCTGGGCTCCCTTTGCCGAAGAGTTTGTCGAAAATCTCAGTAAAAAGATTGATCTGAATACAATTGACTACGTTGTGATCAATCATGGCGAGGTTGATCATAGCGGAGCGCTCCCGGCATTGATGAAACATATTCCTGAGGTTCCAATCTATTGCACATCCAATGCAGTAAAATCATTAAAAGGGCAGTACCACCAGGATTGGGATTTTCATGTGGTAAAGACAGGCGATAAAATTGATATAGGAAACGGAAAAGAACTCATCTTTGTTGAAATGATGATGCTCCACTGGCCGGACAGTATGGCAACATATCTGACTCAGGATAATATCCTATTTAGCAATGATGCTTTTGGACAACACTATGCTACTGAAAAGCTTTTTAATGACTTAGTCGATGAATGTGATCTTTTTAATGAAGCCCTTAAATACTATGCAAATATACTAACCCCTTTCAGTGGCATATTAAAAAAGAAATTGGCAGAAGTCATCGCATTGAATTTGCAGATAGATATAATAGCAACAAGTCATGGTGTGATCTGGAGAGATAATCCCATGCAAATTGTGGAAAAGTATGCTCAATGGTCCGATGATTACCAGGAAAATCAAATCACCCTAATTTATGATACTATGTGGAACGGTACAAAGAAAATTGCTGAAAAAATTGCAGAAGGAATCGGGCTGGCCGATTCTGAAGTGGTTGTAAAAGTATGTAATCTATCAAAAAGTGACGAAAATGACTTAATTACAGAAATTTTTAAATCAAAAACAGTTCTTCTGGGCTCTCCTACAATTGCTAAGAGCATCCTTCATTCTATGGCGGGCTTTATTCATTTGGTAAAAGAGCTGAATTTCAAAAATAAAAAAGCGGCTTCCTTTGGCTGTTATGGATGGAGCGGTGAGTCTACAAAAGTGATGGATGATCTGATGAAGAATGCCGGGTTCGAGATCATTTCAGATGGATTAAGAAACCAGTGGAATCCGGATGAGAAGGATCAAGTATCCGCTGTCGAATTTGGGAAAATGATTTCAAAAGCATAA
- a CDS encoding IS3 family transposase gives MKYFGLSIRRACRLVQIPRSTYLYDLKPNDDGEIIKEIYKILKKNSKYGCGMIHLKLRQNSMPINHKRTERIYNEQGLQLKRRKRRKKISSENREPAVIPETPGKLWAIDFVSDSVANQKKLKVLTVIDPTTNKSPIIHVGYSINGRHVSEVLERAGERYGYPETLQCDNGPEFRSKELDKWCYEKGIKISFSRPGKPTDNCYIESFNGTFRNECLNSHYFETISDARDKIENWWTEYNTERPQKRLKGMTPIEFESKLKKLKTKPVAGRI, from the coding sequence GTGAAATACTTCGGGTTATCAATAAGAAGAGCCTGCCGCTTAGTTCAAATACCACGATCTACTTATCTCTATGATTTGAAGCCAAATGATGATGGTGAGATAATCAAAGAGATATATAAGATACTTAAAAAGAACTCAAAATATGGCTGTGGTATGATCCATTTGAAACTTCGCCAGAATAGCATGCCCATCAATCATAAGCGTACTGAGAGGATCTACAACGAACAGGGATTGCAACTGAAGAGAAGGAAACGTAGGAAAAAGATATCGTCTGAAAATAGAGAGCCTGCTGTAATCCCAGAAACACCTGGTAAACTTTGGGCGATTGATTTTGTAAGTGATTCTGTTGCAAATCAGAAGAAACTTAAGGTATTAACAGTTATAGATCCAACAACAAATAAGTCCCCAATTATTCATGTTGGTTATTCAATAAACGGCCGACATGTTTCTGAGGTTCTAGAAAGGGCTGGAGAAAGATATGGTTATCCAGAAACGTTACAATGTGATAATGGACCAGAATTCAGAAGTAAAGAGCTTGATAAATGGTGTTATGAGAAAGGAATCAAGATCAGTTTCTCGAGGCCAGGAAAACCAACTGATAATTGCTATATTGAAAGCTTCAACGGAACATTCAGAAACGAATGCTTAAATTCCCATTATTTTGAAACGATCAGTGATGCTAGAGATAAAATTGAAAATTGGTGGACTGAATATAATACAGAAAGACCTCAAAAAAGATTGAAAGGAATGACACCGATAGAATTTGAGAGTAAGCTAAAAAAGCTGAAAACTAAACCTGTTGCTGGTCGAATATAG
- a CDS encoding response regulator: MEDKNVLAVDDTPENLKLLGHILSDKYSLNFATNGAKALELVSIKKPDLILLDIMMPEMDGFEVCKILKSKPETSEIPVVFLTAKSDRESVIRGLSLGAVDYLIKPFEKDDVLIRIQKIFQESSVVPDSRGSHAAKISSEGTSELQDMFIQNRFFCYDTCMVKLRQGLLKDVKKFRNELQETFQPFLLAKEYIRKIEELLITKKIRISKKYLDNKKILRTLNDLQKIRVSSEMQNAFSSINDAIEHSDKRLTAFSKLLIVDTPHYGKEEILFSKWMSSFLESYNLEINFTQNAADESYITGNSFLLNQIFLALIDNSWDNQKGHLTAEDVLISVTQKGKMLMILYSDNGAAPLSTQESLLIFTEGYTTKDDRKGMGLSAVRYILKNYFNGDIQVIDNARSFCLELRIPYHNQL; encoded by the coding sequence ATGGAAGATAAAAATGTTCTTGCTGTTGATGATACCCCTGAGAATCTGAAACTTCTGGGACACATTCTAAGTGATAAGTACAGTCTGAATTTCGCGACAAATGGAGCCAAAGCACTTGAACTGGTCAGCATAAAAAAGCCTGACTTGATTCTACTGGATATTATGATGCCAGAGATGGACGGCTTCGAGGTTTGCAAAATTCTGAAAAGCAAACCTGAAACCAGTGAGATTCCTGTAGTTTTTCTTACGGCAAAATCTGACAGAGAGAGTGTGATTCGTGGGCTCAGCTTGGGTGCCGTTGATTACCTGATCAAACCTTTTGAGAAAGATGATGTTCTTATTAGGATTCAGAAAATATTTCAGGAAAGTAGTGTTGTACCAGATTCGAGGGGAAGTCATGCTGCTAAAATAAGCTCTGAAGGTACATCTGAATTGCAGGACATGTTTATTCAAAATCGTTTCTTTTGTTATGACACCTGCATGGTGAAATTGAGACAGGGACTCTTAAAAGATGTTAAAAAGTTCCGAAATGAACTTCAAGAAACTTTTCAGCCTTTTCTTTTAGCAAAAGAGTATATAAGAAAGATTGAAGAACTTCTAATTACAAAAAAGATACGAATATCTAAAAAATATTTAGATAATAAAAAAATATTGAGAACACTCAATGATCTTCAGAAGATCCGTGTTAGTTCTGAAATGCAGAACGCATTCAGTTCGATCAATGATGCTATAGAACACTCCGATAAAAGGCTGACAGCCTTTAGTAAGTTACTCATTGTAGATACTCCTCATTACGGGAAAGAAGAGATCCTCTTTTCAAAATGGATGAGTAGTTTTCTTGAATCATATAATCTTGAAATCAATTTTACCCAAAACGCAGCGGATGAATCGTACATAACAGGGAATTCTTTCCTGTTAAATCAGATATTCCTAGCCCTTATTGATAATTCTTGGGATAATCAAAAAGGTCATTTGACGGCAGAAGATGTTTTAATTTCTGTTACTCAGAAGGGTAAAATGCTCATGATTCTCTACTCAGACAATGGAGCCGCGCCATTGTCCACTCAGGAGAGTCTTCTCATTTTCACAGAAGGCTATACAACTAAAGATGATCGAAAAGGAATGGGATTGTCAGCGGTGCGTTATATTCTTAAAAATTATTTTAATGGAGATATACAGGTTATAGATAATGCCAGGAGTTTTTGTCTGGAGCTCCGTATTCCATATCACAATCAACTATGA
- a CDS encoding PAS domain-containing protein, with protein sequence MNLIKKSDEFTNYIQNPNDLNYIEMKNMFFRVLESKRLFFQLRYISKSGFEILRVEHSILDNHIFENIELQDKSERYYFKGLQKIGQNDLYISDFDLNVENGQIQRPFTPTVRFGVPINKGNEKIGYLVINLDGYTILDILKESENADSGNIDIGLLDKTNFLNLNQIQKEVLLETSFLMGREGDNPLYDLTIASESERFSLNGKEYFKRQLRVNNSNFNIVFDEISDNWLLLSSYDRKEIVSIYGSLFARNEYFKVLILLFEFFIILIILIFLTQKETEHLLLLASGIISDFSHDGVMITNSAKRIIYCNPIFESIYGYKLKDIKGKKPKTFLQGDQVPDFSSPMNNQIIWEGNMWNVTAENVHIQKYLRIRTVTTSTKQVAYYIGIYSEPKNIPVIDEIQKIAMPYKSASLSSIESIIPVLRRSLQGNSDRKIVIALRIREYSVLRSGMTEDEEKMLVSNLSYQLKQKMSSKSAIIAPSSHLIYSLGSWRR encoded by the coding sequence TTGAATCTGATAAAAAAATCGGATGAGTTTACAAATTACATACAGAATCCAAATGATCTGAATTATATAGAGATGAAAAATATGTTCTTCAGAGTATTGGAGAGTAAAAGACTGTTTTTTCAGCTGAGATATATTTCTAAATCAGGCTTTGAAATCCTGCGAGTTGAACATAGTATTCTAGATAATCATATCTTTGAAAATATAGAGCTTCAGGATAAAAGTGAACGGTACTATTTTAAGGGATTGCAGAAAATAGGTCAAAATGATCTCTATATTTCTGATTTTGATCTGAATGTGGAGAATGGTCAGATTCAAAGGCCATTTACTCCTACAGTAAGGTTTGGGGTTCCTATCAATAAAGGAAATGAAAAAATAGGGTATTTAGTTATAAACCTTGATGGTTATACGATATTAGATATTCTAAAGGAAAGCGAAAATGCGGATTCAGGAAATATTGATATTGGATTGCTGGACAAAACAAATTTTCTCAATTTGAATCAGATACAAAAAGAAGTTTTGTTAGAAACATCATTTTTGATGGGTAGAGAAGGTGACAATCCTTTGTATGACCTCACCATAGCAAGTGAATCAGAGCGTTTTTCACTAAATGGCAAAGAGTACTTTAAGAGGCAGTTAAGGGTAAACAATAGCAACTTTAATATTGTATTTGATGAAATCAGCGATAACTGGCTTTTGTTGAGCAGTTATGATCGAAAAGAAATTGTAAGTATCTACGGCTCTCTATTTGCCCGAAACGAATATTTTAAAGTCCTCATTCTTCTCTTTGAATTTTTCATTATTCTCATCATTCTAATTTTTTTAACACAGAAAGAAACTGAACATTTGCTGCTTTTAGCATCGGGTATCATTTCCGATTTTTCTCATGATGGTGTGATGATCACAAACAGCGCGAAAAGGATCATTTATTGTAATCCTATTTTTGAATCGATATATGGTTATAAACTCAAAGATATCAAGGGTAAAAAGCCTAAAACCTTCTTACAGGGGGATCAAGTTCCTGATTTTTCTTCACCTATGAATAATCAGATTATCTGGGAAGGAAATATGTGGAATGTAACAGCAGAAAATGTACATATTCAAAAGTATTTAAGAATACGAACGGTTACGACCAGTACCAAGCAGGTGGCCTATTACATCGGTATATATTCGGAGCCGAAAAATATTCCTGTAATTGATGAGATCCAGAAAATAGCGATGCCTTATAAATCTGCTTCGTTGTCGTCAATAGAATCTATCATCCCGGTGCTAAGGAGAAGTTTGCAAGGGAACTCTGATAGAAAAATAGTGATTGCCCTAAGGATTCGGGAGTATTCTGTTTTAAGAAGCGGAATGACAGAAGATGAAGAAAAAATGCTGGTTAGTAATTTATCCTACCAACTTAAGCAAAAAATGAGCAGTAAAAGTGCAATCATTGCTCCTTCATCACATTTGATATATAGCCTTGGTTCTTGGAGAAGATAA
- a CDS encoding ATP-binding protein, with product MDLNQTLLSRIMNTIHDLVVVIDKNFRIEYQNQSFENFIQLNSQDFKEIGNQSIDQILPPPLMPIANAVHSSFEQQKVVQNILEVESSLSLHYYKLTAIPYFSEMGMSSSICILTNITNQELKKREYKQQNLFHSTLIKRLPTGVFVFDYLENTPSISLWNPRMESYFNITETEILGESYTYCFSEELSRLFGEALESIKATGFYYSLEGQRVSTPMGIRYFHIILNPIRDNQDNSQTYLCLMTDTTESVKQNKELEVTKQKLEVSLNTTSELLEQTGAEFSSIIDSSFEVSIFSLDKDLKYRFFNTRHALFMRETYGVKIKKDEPEVLVRDENDTSGMPILNQIESAFKGQTVKTEIIFHLPEGAPIFMDTAFSPLYDNGEITGVTALLFDATDHRDAMAKAGIFQTVADHAEYGVLILDQDYVIQYINPYWKDILFRSKKEVLGSPFETVFPEDQGIPIKMAMKAMDEGGGNRGVRVDFNPTDEEIIHTILNFVSYEDKSIKARGIALFCLDITAMVQAKNSLIEARDNAEKASIQKSSFVANMSHEFRTPLNAILGFSTLLKDYIADPVPQSHLESIINSSNVLKKLINTVLDFSKIEAGRMEIVLASVETKPFFQEVYDMFCFQFSEKRIDFEIRGITPIPRTLVMDGLRVQQIFINLINNALKFTHRGCVKILLKYNENTQTLIISIEDSGIGIATKDQQKIFDTFEQSEKNNNRKYEGTGLGLAITEKFITLMGGSIKLSSDIGTGCRFTMKLPLKRSNAETHQQLRYHQKISIENSLQCYADTSILNENMKKFGNQHGIRFLPLSSLTPENSKYALKIIYGEPNRKLSSEERKRTIFMVEHQNFLKINDEEKFNIITMGMSEIKRLYAIISILSGLQLITMNNKLNLSLLNTEETENLRRAIDLRIISDIENALPILEKCEDETKPYSLPIKDALTQFDIPALEDLLDKVGDILSNENS from the coding sequence ATGGATTTAAACCAAACGCTGCTATCAAGAATCATGAATACAATTCATGACCTTGTTGTAGTCATTGATAAAAATTTTCGAATTGAGTACCAAAATCAATCATTTGAAAACTTTATTCAACTAAACTCTCAGGACTTTAAAGAAATTGGTAACCAATCCATAGACCAGATACTACCTCCTCCTTTAATGCCTATTGCCAATGCTGTACACAGCAGTTTTGAACAACAGAAGGTTGTCCAGAATATTTTGGAAGTAGAATCTTCTTTATCCCTGCACTATTACAAACTCACAGCCATTCCCTATTTCTCTGAGATGGGCATGAGTTCAAGTATATGCATATTAACGAATATCACCAATCAAGAGTTAAAAAAGAGGGAGTATAAACAGCAAAATCTTTTCCATTCCACTCTGATCAAACGTCTTCCTACTGGAGTATTCGTATTTGACTATTTGGAAAATACTCCATCCATATCTCTTTGGAACCCAAGGATGGAAAGCTATTTTAATATTACTGAGACTGAAATCCTCGGTGAAAGCTATACTTATTGTTTTTCTGAAGAGCTTTCACGGCTCTTTGGAGAAGCATTGGAATCTATCAAAGCAACCGGTTTTTACTATTCTTTAGAAGGACAGCGTGTATCTACTCCTATGGGTATCAGATATTTTCATATTATTTTAAATCCAATCAGGGACAATCAGGACAATTCACAAACATATCTTTGCCTTATGACGGACACAACGGAGAGTGTGAAGCAAAACAAAGAACTGGAAGTCACCAAACAAAAACTGGAGGTATCACTTAACACCACCTCTGAACTCCTGGAACAAACAGGAGCCGAATTTTCGTCAATTATTGACTCCTCCTTTGAGGTGAGTATATTTTCTCTGGACAAGGATTTAAAATACAGATTTTTCAATACACGACACGCCCTGTTCATGAGGGAGACCTATGGTGTCAAAATTAAGAAAGATGAACCGGAAGTCCTGGTAAGAGATGAGAATGACACATCCGGCATGCCTATCCTGAATCAAATAGAATCAGCATTTAAGGGGCAGACAGTAAAAACAGAGATCATTTTCCATCTTCCGGAAGGCGCGCCCATCTTTATGGATACAGCATTCTCTCCACTTTATGATAATGGTGAGATAACCGGCGTAACGGCCCTATTGTTTGATGCAACGGATCATAGAGATGCCATGGCTAAAGCCGGGATTTTTCAAACTGTAGCCGATCATGCCGAATACGGCGTTTTGATTCTAGATCAAGACTATGTAATTCAATACATCAATCCCTACTGGAAAGATATTCTCTTTCGTTCCAAAAAAGAAGTTTTGGGATCTCCTTTCGAGACTGTATTTCCGGAGGATCAGGGTATCCCTATTAAGATGGCCATGAAAGCCATGGATGAAGGAGGGGGTAACAGAGGTGTTCGTGTCGACTTTAATCCAACGGATGAAGAGATAATTCACACTATTCTTAATTTTGTCTCATATGAGGATAAAAGTATCAAAGCCAGGGGTATAGCCCTGTTCTGCTTAGACATCACTGCAATGGTGCAGGCTAAGAATTCCCTCATAGAGGCTCGCGATAATGCAGAGAAAGCATCCATTCAAAAGAGTTCTTTTGTTGCTAATATGAGTCATGAATTCCGCACACCCTTGAATGCAATATTAGGGTTTTCCACACTGCTGAAAGATTATATTGCCGATCCTGTACCACAAAGTCATTTAGAAAGTATTATCAACAGCAGCAATGTTTTAAAAAAACTAATCAATACAGTTTTGGATTTTTCCAAGATTGAAGCAGGAAGAATGGAGATCGTCCTGGCATCGGTCGAAACAAAACCATTTTTTCAAGAAGTGTATGACATGTTCTGTTTTCAATTCAGCGAAAAGAGAATCGATTTTGAAATAAGAGGCATAACTCCAATCCCTCGAACATTAGTGATGGATGGACTGCGTGTTCAGCAGATTTTTATTAACTTGATCAATAATGCCCTCAAATTTACTCATAGGGGCTGTGTAAAAATCCTTTTAAAATACAATGAAAACACTCAAACCCTTATCATAAGCATTGAGGATAGCGGTATTGGAATAGCTACAAAAGATCAGCAGAAAATATTCGATACTTTTGAGCAAAGCGAAAAAAACAATAATAGAAAGTATGAAGGAACAGGGCTGGGATTAGCAATTACAGAAAAATTTATTACCCTCATGGGCGGATCAATAAAGCTCTCCAGCGATATAGGAACTGGTTGCCGTTTTACCATGAAGCTACCTCTAAAAAGGAGTAACGCGGAAACACATCAACAACTGCGTTACCATCAGAAAATCTCAATTGAAAACAGTTTACAGTGTTATGCAGATACCTCCATTTTAAATGAAAATATGAAAAAATTTGGGAATCAACATGGAATTAGATTTCTTCCCCTTTCTTCTCTTACTCCCGAAAATAGTAAATATGCTCTAAAAATTATCTATGGAGAACCAAACCGGAAACTTTCTTCAGAAGAAAGAAAAAGAACCATTTTTATGGTGGAACATCAGAACTTTCTTAAGATAAATGATGAAGAAAAATTCAATATAATCACAATGGGTATGTCAGAGATAAAACGTCTCTATGCTATAATCAGTATATTAAGCGGTCTCCAATTGATCACGATGAATAACAAGCTCAACCTTTCTCTCCTAAATACAGAAGAAACAGAGAATCTAAGAAGAGCTATAGACCTAAGAATCATAAGTGACATAGAAAATGCTCTACCTATATTGGAGAAATGTGAAGATGAAACAAAACCCTATTCTCTTCCCATAAAAGATGCACTCACTCAATTTGATATACCGGCTCTGGAAGACTTGCTTGATAAAGTAGGAGACATTTTATCTAATGAGAACTCATAA
- a CDS encoding diguanylate cyclase domain-containing protein, whose amino-acid sequence MSKLRLSKELFSIRMKRFSLLIIIALTIFSAVFILFWKLHANSVKEKAKYESIIETRTLAESTQNQIAFLSKEVLQLASLSSITKWVENNDSPEILHDIQRDLLSASKEKRIYNQIRLLDDQGLEIVRIDFDNDKGAQVVQEDLLQDKGSRYYFEETRSLMEGQVYVSPLDLNIENSIIEEPLNPVMRFGTPLYNSEGDFSGIVILNYMGGRILNLIRNKTSSLPGTFSLINDDGYWLINQVPEYEWGFLYPDRNKMNMSILHPTLWHQLGNKISQQTETDKKIITSKWIVPAIDNVVTRSNDWLAVYELDYSELGVSISDAFYRYFKFFIVLFPIMLLLSAFINQIVSTNKSYQLRLKRMALYDSLTGLPNRHLFYDRLANLVAAQGRTPNHFAILFMDLDGFKAVNDKYGHEAGDKVLKSVSEKLRILTRKSDTISRFGGDEFVLLLANVKNNENCGKIASEIVKSISEAILIDGNTINIGCSIGIKLVEDAKLKSTDSLLEEADQAMYQAKKNGKNRYEFASEEIIKNEESPS is encoded by the coding sequence ATGAGTAAACTGAGACTTTCAAAAGAGCTATTTTCTATCAGGATGAAGCGGTTTAGTTTACTCATTATTATTGCCTTGACCATATTTTCTGCTGTTTTCATATTATTTTGGAAACTACATGCAAATTCAGTCAAAGAAAAAGCCAAATATGAATCAATTATTGAAACACGAACCCTCGCTGAGTCTACGCAAAATCAAATAGCCTTCCTTTCAAAAGAAGTCCTTCAACTTGCATCTCTCTCAAGCATAACAAAATGGGTTGAAAACAACGATTCTCCAGAAATTCTTCATGATATACAAAGGGACTTGCTTTCTGCTTCCAAAGAAAAAAGGATATATAACCAGATTCGATTATTGGATGATCAAGGATTGGAAATTGTAAGAATAGATTTTGATAATGACAAGGGTGCTCAAGTAGTGCAGGAAGACTTATTGCAAGATAAGGGGTCCCGATATTATTTTGAAGAAACACGCTCATTAATGGAAGGTCAGGTTTATGTTTCTCCACTGGATCTGAATATTGAAAATTCTATAATCGAAGAACCGCTAAATCCAGTAATGAGGTTCGGGACACCCCTGTACAATTCAGAAGGTGATTTTTCAGGAATAGTGATTTTGAATTATATGGGTGGAAGGATTTTAAATTTAATAAGGAATAAAACATCTTCTTTGCCCGGAACATTCTCCCTAATCAATGATGATGGTTACTGGCTAATCAATCAAGTTCCGGAATACGAATGGGGGTTTTTATATCCTGATAGAAATAAGATGAATATGAGTATACTTCATCCGACATTGTGGCATCAGTTAGGAAATAAAATTTCTCAGCAGACAGAAACTGATAAAAAGATTATTACTTCAAAATGGATTGTTCCAGCCATAGACAATGTGGTAACGCGGTCCAACGATTGGCTGGCAGTTTATGAACTAGATTATTCGGAATTGGGTGTTTCTATAAGTGATGCATTTTATCGATATTTTAAGTTTTTTATCGTTCTGTTTCCAATAATGCTACTCTTATCTGCCTTTATTAACCAAATTGTGAGTACGAATAAAAGCTATCAACTAAGATTAAAAAGAATGGCTTTATATGACAGTCTGACAGGGTTGCCGAACAGGCACTTATTCTATGACCGGCTTGCGAATCTGGTGGCTGCTCAAGGGAGGACTCCCAATCACTTTGCCATCCTCTTCATGGACCTTGACGGGTTTAAAGCCGTCAATGACAAGTACGGACACGAAGCCGGTGATAAGGTGTTGAAAAGCGTATCAGAAAAATTGAGAATCCTGACCAGGAAATCAGATACCATATCAAGATTTGGCGGAGATGAATTTGTTCTACTCCTAGCAAATGTAAAAAACAATGAAAATTGCGGGAAGATTGCCTCAGAAATTGTCAAATCAATTTCTGAAGCCATACTCATTGACGGAAATACAATAAACATAGGTTGCAGTATAGGCATCAAACTCGTTGAGGATGCAAAATTGAAATCTACAGACTCGTTGCTCGAAGAAGCAGATCAGGCTATGTACCAGGCCAAAAAGAATGGCAAGAACAGATATGAGTTTGCATCCGAAGAAATCATTAAAAATGAAGAAAGCCCTTCTTAG